One Virgibacillus proomii DNA window includes the following coding sequences:
- the ligA gene encoding NAD-dependent DNA ligase LigA, whose product MEQLTEELNQYNYEYHVLDQPSVEDAIYDQKMQELRKLEEAYPDLVHPDSPTQRVGGEPLDAFQKVEHKIPMLSLANAFNEQDIRDFVRRASQGIEEPISFVCELKIDGLAVSLTYENGKFVRGATRGDGYIGEDITSNLRTIRSIPLVIKEKETLEIRGEAYMPHRSFLALNKEREVNGEPLFANPRNAAAGSLRQLDPKIAAKRNLDIFLYGVGEWNNSKLTKHSERLVRLKELGLKTNPEWKKCNTVEEVMEYVDYWTKERPHLDYEIDGIVIKVDDLKQQEELGYTAKSPRWAIAYKFPAEEAITKLTDIELSVGRTGVITPTAILNPVKVAGTTVQRASLHNEDLIREQDIRIGDTVVIKKAGDIIPKVVRVLVEDRTGEEKEFHMPKECPACGSELVHLEEEVALRCINTNCPAQVKEGLIHFVSRNAMNIDGLGEKVINQLFQANLVKTIADIYRLEKEELLKLERMGEKSVTNLLQAIEASKANSLERLLFGLGIRFVGAKAAKTLAMEFETMDNLQQATYEDLLEVDEIGEKIADSIVQYFQEQKVIDLIQELKELGINMSYLGAKPTELEKGSIFNEKTIVLTGKMDNYTRSEAKELIEQLGGTVTGSVSKKTDLVIAGEDAGSKLTKAKQLDILVWDENQFQQALKDEGVES is encoded by the coding sequence ATGGAGCAACTAACAGAAGAATTAAACCAGTATAATTACGAGTATCATGTACTTGATCAACCATCAGTAGAAGATGCTATCTATGACCAAAAAATGCAGGAACTGCGAAAGTTGGAAGAAGCATATCCAGATCTTGTACATCCAGACTCCCCGACACAACGAGTAGGTGGAGAACCGCTTGATGCGTTTCAAAAAGTGGAGCATAAGATCCCAATGCTCAGCTTAGCCAATGCTTTTAATGAACAGGATATTCGTGACTTTGTTCGTCGTGCAAGTCAAGGAATTGAAGAGCCGATTAGCTTTGTATGTGAATTAAAAATTGATGGTTTAGCCGTATCATTAACCTATGAAAATGGAAAATTTGTCCGAGGCGCAACACGAGGCGATGGATATATAGGTGAGGATATAACAAGTAATTTACGAACCATTCGCAGCATTCCTTTAGTTATTAAAGAAAAAGAGACATTGGAAATTCGTGGAGAAGCCTATATGCCGCACCGCTCTTTTTTAGCTTTAAACAAAGAAAGAGAAGTTAACGGAGAACCACTATTTGCTAATCCGCGTAATGCAGCTGCCGGTTCTTTACGGCAATTGGACCCAAAGATTGCTGCTAAACGTAATCTAGATATCTTTTTGTATGGTGTGGGCGAATGGAATAACAGCAAATTAACAAAGCATAGTGAGCGCTTAGTGAGGCTAAAAGAATTAGGATTAAAGACCAATCCGGAATGGAAAAAATGTAATACGGTAGAAGAAGTTATGGAATATGTAGATTATTGGACAAAGGAACGTCCTCATTTAGATTATGAAATTGATGGTATCGTCATTAAAGTAGATGATCTCAAGCAACAGGAAGAGCTTGGTTATACGGCTAAAAGTCCAAGATGGGCAATCGCTTATAAATTTCCAGCTGAAGAGGCAATTACAAAGCTAACCGATATTGAATTGAGTGTTGGAAGGACTGGAGTAATTACGCCAACAGCTATTTTAAATCCAGTAAAAGTTGCTGGAACAACGGTACAACGAGCTTCCCTACACAATGAAGATTTAATTCGCGAGCAGGATATTCGAATTGGCGATACAGTTGTCATTAAAAAAGCCGGTGATATTATTCCCAAAGTCGTCCGTGTATTAGTCGAAGATCGTACTGGTGAGGAAAAAGAGTTCCACATGCCGAAAGAATGTCCGGCTTGTGGCAGTGAGCTTGTTCATTTAGAAGAAGAGGTAGCCTTACGTTGTATTAATACGAATTGCCCTGCACAAGTAAAAGAAGGGCTGATTCACTTTGTTTCCAGAAATGCGATGAATATTGACGGCTTGGGTGAAAAGGTGATTAACCAACTATTTCAAGCTAATTTGGTGAAGACAATCGCTGATATATACCGATTAGAAAAAGAAGAGTTATTGAAACTCGAGCGAATGGGCGAAAAATCAGTAACAAACCTACTACAGGCTATTGAAGCATCCAAAGCCAATTCACTAGAGCGTTTATTATTTGGATTAGGAATTCGCTTTGTGGGGGCAAAAGCAGCTAAAACGTTAGCCATGGAATTTGAGACGATGGATAATTTGCAACAAGCAACATACGAGGATTTGCTGGAAGTAGATGAAATAGGTGAAAAAATAGCAGATTCTATTGTTCAATACTTTCAGGAGCAAAAGGTTATTGACTTAATCCAAGAATTAAAAGAACTGGGAATTAATATGTCTTATTTAGGTGCAAAGCCAACAGAATTGGAAAAAGGAAGCATTTTTAATGAAAAGACGATTGTGCTGACTGGAAAAATGGACAATTACACTCGCTCTGAGGCAAAGGAATTAATTGAACAACTTGGCGGTACAGTAACCGGAAGTGTAAGCAAAAAGACAGATCTTGTTATAGCTGGTGAGGATGCTGGTTCAAAATTAACGAAGGCGAAACAGCTGGATATTCTCGTTTGGGATGAAAACCAGTTTCAGCAAGCATTGAAAGATGAGGGTGTGGAATCGTGA
- the pcrA gene encoding DNA helicase PcrA — MSQTKESLLRGLNEQQKEAVIHTEGPLLIMAGAGSGKTRVLTHRIAYLLAEKGVAARNILAITFTNKAAREMKDRVSRLVGAESEYMWVSTFHSMCVRILRRDIDRIGYNSNFTILDSSDQLSVIKQILKNLNIDPKKFDPRAMLGQISAAKNELITPEVYNKQVGNFYERQVGQIYEAYQKMLVKNHSLDFDDLIMQTIHLFKRVPEVLEYYQRRFQYIHVDEYQDTNHAQYALVKMLASRYQNLCVVGDSDQSIYRWRGADITNILTFEKDYPSSRTIFLEQNYRSTKCILKAANHVIANNSGRKPKNLWTENPDGKHIHYFQGATEQEEALFVTEKIQQLTKEEGYSLSDVAILYRTNAQSRAIEDTFVKSNIPYQMVGGTKFYERKEIKDMVAYLRLIANPDDDLSFERVVNVPKRGIGKTSIERLREYAALHDISFNEAVKEIDFTGVPKKAANALVEFTELIRTLSKQQAFLTATDMVEAVLKQTGYETMLKNERSIEAHSRLENLEEFMTVTKDFEASSEDKTLIAFLTDLALIADIDQMDESDTVDEDKITLMTLHAAKGLEFPVVFLIGMEENVFPHSRSMLDEEEMEEERRLAYVGITRAEKELYLTNAKMRTLFGRTNMNPISRFIHEIPEELMEGIESVRTAMFGSNLRQNPDKLAPKRKAERIQKTTGAEQQMWSPGDKANHKKWGIGTVVKVQGEGEAMELDIAFPAPIGIKRVLAKFAPITKE; from the coding sequence ATGAGTCAGACAAAGGAATCCTTACTAAGAGGATTAAACGAGCAGCAAAAAGAAGCTGTCATCCATACAGAAGGACCATTATTAATTATGGCAGGAGCAGGAAGTGGAAAAACACGTGTATTGACACATAGAATTGCCTATTTACTAGCAGAAAAAGGAGTGGCAGCACGCAATATTTTAGCAATTACGTTTACAAATAAAGCTGCTCGTGAGATGAAAGATCGGGTAAGCAGGTTAGTTGGAGCAGAAAGTGAGTACATGTGGGTGTCTACATTTCACTCGATGTGTGTACGAATTTTACGCAGAGATATTGATCGAATTGGTTATAATAGCAATTTTACAATTTTGGATAGTAGTGATCAGCTATCTGTTATCAAGCAAATATTAAAAAACCTCAATATTGACCCGAAAAAATTTGACCCAAGAGCAATGCTCGGCCAAATCAGTGCAGCGAAAAACGAACTTATTACCCCAGAAGTCTATAACAAGCAAGTTGGTAATTTTTATGAGAGACAGGTTGGACAAATTTATGAAGCATATCAAAAGATGCTTGTAAAAAACCATTCGCTTGACTTCGATGATTTAATTATGCAAACCATTCATCTGTTTAAACGTGTACCAGAGGTATTAGAGTATTATCAGCGCCGTTTTCAGTATATTCATGTTGATGAGTATCAAGATACGAATCATGCTCAATATGCGCTTGTTAAAATGCTGGCAAGCCGTTACCAAAATCTATGTGTTGTTGGTGATTCCGACCAGTCTATCTATCGCTGGCGTGGAGCAGATATCACGAACATCCTTACCTTTGAAAAGGATTATCCATCTTCTCGGACCATTTTTCTAGAACAAAACTATCGGTCAACGAAATGCATTCTTAAAGCTGCTAACCATGTGATTGCCAATAATAGCGGCCGGAAACCGAAGAACCTATGGACGGAAAATCCCGACGGAAAACACATTCATTATTTTCAAGGTGCGACAGAACAGGAAGAAGCATTATTTGTTACGGAAAAAATTCAGCAGTTAACAAAAGAAGAAGGATATTCTCTTAGTGATGTGGCGATACTATATCGGACAAATGCACAATCACGTGCCATTGAAGATACGTTTGTAAAATCAAATATACCGTATCAAATGGTTGGTGGAACAAAATTCTATGAACGGAAGGAAATTAAAGATATGGTCGCTTACCTCCGTTTAATTGCTAATCCTGATGATGATTTAAGCTTTGAGCGAGTGGTCAATGTTCCAAAACGCGGGATTGGAAAAACATCAATAGAGCGACTCCGTGAATATGCGGCATTACATGATATCTCTTTTAATGAAGCTGTAAAAGAGATTGACTTTACAGGTGTTCCTAAAAAAGCAGCTAATGCCTTAGTGGAATTCACCGAACTAATTCGCACATTATCAAAACAGCAAGCGTTTTTAACAGCAACGGATATGGTTGAAGCAGTGTTAAAACAGACTGGCTATGAAACGATGTTAAAAAATGAACGATCCATTGAAGCACATAGCAGATTAGAAAACTTAGAAGAATTTATGACGGTTACGAAAGACTTTGAAGCGTCAAGTGAAGATAAAACACTGATCGCTTTTCTTACGGATTTAGCGTTAATCGCAGATATCGACCAAATGGATGAATCGGACACAGTGGATGAAGATAAAATTACATTAATGACATTGCACGCAGCGAAAGGATTGGAATTTCCAGTTGTTTTCCTAATCGGTATGGAAGAAAACGTATTTCCACATAGCCGTTCTATGCTAGATGAAGAAGAAATGGAAGAAGAACGCAGACTGGCTTATGTTGGTATTACACGTGCTGAAAAAGAATTATATCTCACGAATGCTAAAATGAGGACCTTATTTGGTCGTACAAATATGAATCCGATTAGTCGTTTCATCCATGAAATCCCTGAAGAATTGATGGAAGGGATTGAATCAGTTAGAACAGCGATGTTTGGTAGTAATCTAAGACAAAATCCGGATAAACTTGCACCGAAGCGAAAAGCAGAACGCATTCAAAAAACAACTGGGGCTGAACAGCAAATGTGGTCACCTGGAGATAAGGCTAATCACAAAAAATGGGGCATTGGTACAGTTGTAAAGGTTCAGGGAGAAGGCGAAGCTATGGAGCTTGATATTGCATTTCCAGCACCAATTGGAATTAAACGCGTATTAGCAAAATTTGCACCAATCACGAAGGAATAA
- a CDS encoding heptaprenylglyceryl phosphate synthase: MKDWKHVFKLDPAKEISDEHLEMVCESGTDAIIVGGTDNITLDGVLDLLSRIRRYPVPCVLEISSMEAITPGFDYYYIPMVLNSKDKKWMMDMQHQAIKEYMDMMDYSEILFEGYCILNSDAKAFIHTNCYLPDEEDVIAYAFMADKVFHLPIFYLEYSGIYGDPELVKKVKTQLEHSLLFYGGGIETIDQAKEMKEYADVIVVGNSIYTDIKNALKTVKVVKDSI, translated from the coding sequence ATGAAGGATTGGAAACACGTATTTAAGCTTGATCCTGCCAAGGAGATATCAGATGAACATTTGGAGATGGTGTGTGAATCTGGAACGGATGCTATTATAGTTGGTGGGACAGATAATATAACATTAGATGGTGTGTTAGACTTGTTATCCCGTATTCGTCGATATCCAGTACCTTGTGTTTTAGAAATTTCTTCTATGGAGGCGATCACACCAGGATTTGACTATTACTATATTCCAATGGTGCTTAACTCTAAAGATAAAAAATGGATGATGGATATGCAGCATCAGGCTATTAAGGAATATATGGACATGATGGATTATAGTGAAATTCTGTTTGAAGGATACTGTATATTGAATAGCGATGCAAAAGCATTTATTCATACGAATTGTTATTTACCAGATGAAGAAGATGTTATTGCCTATGCGTTTATGGCAGATAAGGTATTTCACTTACCAATATTTTATCTGGAATACAGTGGGATATACGGAGATCCAGAGCTTGTGAAAAAAGTAAAAACTCAATTGGAGCATTCCTTATTGTTTTATGGTGGAGGAATTGAGACAATAGACCAAGCTAAAGAAATGAAAGAATATGCAGATGTTATCGTAGTAGGTAATAGTATTTATACAGATATAAAGAACGCTTTAAAAACAGTAAAAGTAGTAAAAGATAGTATTTAG